In one window of Drosophila mauritiana strain mau12 chromosome X, ASM438214v1, whole genome shotgun sequence DNA:
- the LOC117148949 gene encoding integrator complex subunit 6 → MTIILFLVDTSSSMCQKAYVNGVQKTYLDIAKGAVETFLKYRQRTQDCLGDRYMLLTFEEPPANVKAGWKENHATFMNELKNLQSHGLTSMGESLRNAFDLLNLNRMQSGIDTYGQGRCPFYLEPSVIIVITDGGRYSYRNGVHQEIILPLSNQIPGTKFTKEPFRWDQRLFSLVLRMPGNKIDERVDGKVPHDDSPIERMCEVTGGRSYRVRSHYVLNQCIESLVQKVQPGVVLQFEPMLPKEATSATAGEAAGASTISGMGIPSTSGAGPAPDIVFQPVKKMIYVQKHITQKTFPIGYWPLPEPYWPDSKAITLPPRDAHPKLKVLTPAVDEPQLVRSFPVDKYEIEGCPLTLQILNKREMNKCWQVIVTNGMHGFELPFGYLKAAPNFSQVHLYVLAYNYPALLPILHDLIHKYNMSPPSDLMYKFNAYVRSIPPYYCPFLRKALVNINVPYQLLQFLLPENVDNYLSPTIANQLKHIKNTAKQDQENLCMKVYKQLKQPKLPYRQVETGKLFTGAPLRRDLVRHPLLRDIFSKLHGEIDPVENFTIVVPQPTHQSSAKSHRNPFDIPRRDLVEEISKMRETLLRPVSLVAKDSGHCLPIAEMGNYQEYLKNKDNPLREIEPTNVRQHMFGNPYKKDKHMVMVDEADLSDVAPMKSPNGNGPGGAPPGSPSGSGPPTGPGPSSPGSSPGGVSGPGMPGMAGMGGGMSGLMLGAGGSGGSSKKLDGTSRGRKRKAGPLPRSFEFRRSSTDSRSSSSSIDSSTTGSAPGSPIPGATSSIPGCDSSMGADGASSSCFDEDSNSNSSFASSTSEASASDSGMSISHSDRLGISFDFNEEETSDQDTPLNGYVHNFINGISDDATAGETEAVPGGTSLPGASSANEPSSTGASPAVSATPATSVIPASNGSEVCSAVAAASSSSISSSASSPGVLYVPLNGLTTHAAYSSNLGGPSSPLDNLSSLGGAAGGGGAGLLGVSKPGSLPLANGYGHGHSSAISPPSPLSLAPLTPLGTSTPTASSSGLSSSSAYFSHNDINDASEISRILQTCHNGTGSGSSVGAGASNSNLNGNGSTDSGGGVSSDDHASLGGNSFDALKRTAGTAGSTAAGNPHYYWASGLNHHNNNTSAAGTAGGSAMSNNHNHRGHNNSSPNKLEVKINSSCGSSPTHNNGGMGSPAQSLPLIFTEEQREAARQHNIELRLQIFRDIRRPGRDYSQLLEHLNLVKGDQDMQSDFVDMCIVESMRFRRHRMASSIQEWWDRKQQLTALGTTEATAGAEQAVAKS, encoded by the coding sequence ATGACAATCATACTCTTCCTGGTGGACACCTCCTCGTCCATGTGCCAGAAGGCGTATGTGAATGGGGTACAGAAGACGTATCTGGACATTGCCAAGGGCGCCGTGGAGACGTTCCTCAAGTATCGCCAGCGTACGCAGGATTGCCTGGGAGATCGCTACATGCTGCTCACATTCGAGGAGCCACCGGCAAACGTGAAAGCTGGATGGAAGGAGAACCATGCCACCTTCATGAACGAGCTGAAGAACCTGCAGAGTCACGGCCTCACCTCGATGGGTGAATCGCTGCGCAATGCGTTCGATCTGTTAAATCTGAATCGCATGCAGTCGGGCATCGATACGTACGGGCAGGGCAGGTGCCCGTTTTACCTGGAGCCATCGGTCATCATTGTGATTACGGACGGCGGTCGCTACTCGTACCGGAACGGTGTCCATCAGGAGATCATACTGCCGCTAAGCAACCAAATACCGGGCACAAAGTTCACCAAGGAGCCATTTCGCTGGGATCAGCGCTTGTTTTCGCTGGTCCTCCGCATGCCGGGCAACAAGATTGACGAGCGAGTGGATGGCAAGGTGCCGCATGACGATTCTCCCATCGAACGGATGTGCGAGGTCACCGGCGGACGTTCATATCGAGTGCGAAGCCACTACGTACTCAACCAGTGCATTGAAAGTCTTGTCCAAAAGGTTCAGCCTGGTGTGGTGCTGCAGTTCGAGCCTATGCTGCCCAAGGAGGCTACTTCCGCTACCGCTGGCGAAGCGGCGGGTGCGAGCACGATATCCGGCATGGGAATACCCTCAACGTCCGGAGCGGGTCCCGCACCCGATATTGTCTTCCAACCGGTGAAGAAGATGATCTACGTGCAGAAGCACATTACGCAGAAAACCTTTCCCATCGGCTATTGGCCACTGCCGGAGCCCTATTGGCCGGACTCCAAGGCGATCACATTGCCGCCCCGCGACGCACATCCCAAGCTGAAGGTCCTGACGCCGGCGGTGGACGAGCCACAGCTGGTGCGCAGCTTTCCCGTCGACAAGTACGAGATTGAAGGCTGTCCGTTAACGCTGCAGATTCTCAACAAGCGCGAGATGAACAAATGCTGGCAGGTGATTGTGACCAATGGAATGCATGGATTCGAGCTGCCCTTTGGCTACCTAAAAGCGGCGCCCAACTTTTCGCAGGTACACCTCTATGTACTCGCCTACAATTATCCAGCGTTGCTGCCCATTCTGCATGACCTCATCCACAAGTACAATATGAGTCCGCCGAGCGATCTGATGTACAAATTCAACGCCTATGTGCGTTCAATACCGCCGTATTACTGCCCGTTCCTGCGCAAGGCGCTGGTCAACATCAATGTGCCGTATCAGCTGCTGCAGTTCCTGCTGCCGGAGAATGTGGACAACTATCTGTCGCCCACGATCGCCAATCAGCTGAAGCACATCAAGAATACGGCCAAGCAGGATCAGGAGAATCTTTGCATGAAGGTGTACAAGCAGCTAAAGCAGCCGAAGCTACCATATCGTCAAGTGGAGACGGGTAAACTGTTCACAGGTGCGCCGTTGCGCAGAGATTTGGTGCGGCATCCACTGCTCCGGGATATATTTTCCAAGTTGCATGGGGAAATAGATCCCGTGGAAAATTTTACGATTGTGGTGCCGCAGCCGACGCATCAGTCGTCGGCCAAGTCGCATCGCAATCCCTTCGATATACCGCGGCGGGATTTGGTGGAGGAAATATCCAAGATGCGTGAGACCTTACTGCGACCCGTCTCGCTGGTGGCCAAAGACTCGGGCCACTGCCTGCCCATCGCCGAGATGGGCAACTACCAGGAGTACCTCAAGAACAAGGACAATCCGCTGCGTGAAATCGAGCCGACGAATGTGCGACAGCACATGTTCGGTAATCCGTACAAGAAGGACAAGCACATGGTGATGGTGGACGAGGCGGATCTGAGTGATGTGGCACCAATGAAGTCGCCAAATGGCAATGGACCGGGTGGAGCCCCGCCCGGCTCACCTTCCGGATCGGGCCCGCCCACTGGACCGGGCCCCTCATCCCCGGGCTCTTCGCCCGGCGGTGTTTCGGGTCCCGGGATGCCCGGAATGGCCGGAATGGGCGGTGGAATGTCAGGACTGATGCTGGGAGCAGGTGGCAGTGGCGGATCCTCCAAGAAACTGGACGGCACGTCTCGTGGGCGAAAGAGGAAGGCAGGCCCGCTGCCACGTAGCTTTGAATTCCGTCGATCATCTACAGACTCGCGATCTTCGAGCTCCAGCATCGATTCCTCCACAACGGGTAGTGCACCAGGATCACCGATACCAGGCGCCACGTCATCCATACCCGGCTGCGATTCCTCTATGGGCGCTGATGGCGCCAGTTCTAGCTGTTTCGACGAGgacagcaatagcaacagcagctTTGCGAGCTCCACATCGGAGGCCTCGGCCAGTGATTCAGGGATGTCAATCTCGCATTCGGATCGCTTGGGCATCAGTTTCGATTTCAACGAGGAGGAGACCAGCGATCAGGATACGCCCCTCAATGGCTATGTGCACAACTTCATCAATGGCATCAGCGACGATGCGACAGCGGGCGAAACGGAAGCAGTTCCAGGCGGGACATCCCTGCCGGGTGCGTCTTCAGCTAACGAACCGTCGTCAACTGGAGCATCGCCAGCAGTTTCAGCCACGCCAGCAACATCTGTGATCCCGGCCAGCAATGGCAGCGAAGTTTGCTCCGCCGTCGCGGCCGCCAGCAGCAGTTCCATCAGCTCCAGCGCCAGTTCTCCTGGCGTTCTCTACGTGCCCCTCAACGGACTGACCACCCATGCTGCCTACAGCAGTAATCTGGGTGGTCCGAGCTCGCCGTTGGACAACCTGAGCTCCCTGGGTGGAGCGGCGGGAGGTGGTGGAGCGGGGCTACTCGGTGTCAGCAAGCCGGGATCGCTGCCACTGGCCAATGGTTATGGGCACGGTCACAGTTCAGCCATTTCCCCACCTTCGCCATTGTCCTTGGCGCCTCTTACACCATTGGGCACAAGTACGCCCACAGCCAGCAGCTCGGGACTATCGTCCAGTTCCGCCTACTTCAGCCACAATGACATCAACGATGCCTCAGAGATCTCGCGCATACTGCAGACCTGTCACAATGGGACAGGCAGTGGCTCCTCGGTCGGAGCGGGCGCAAGCAACAGCAATTTGAATGGCAATGGCAGCACGGATAGTGGTGGAGGAGTCTCATCCGACGATCATGCCTCGCTGGGTGGCAACAGTTTCGATGCCCTGAAACGGACAGCGGGTACTGCGGGCAGCACTGCAGCGGGAAATCCCCACTACTACTGGGCCAGTGGTCTCAATCATCACAACAATAACACCAGCGCCGCCGGAACAGCTGGCGGTTCGGCGATGAGCAACAATCACAACCACCGGggccacaacaacagcagccccAACAAGCTGGAGGTGAAGATCAACTCCAGCTGCGGCTCCTCGCCGACGCACAACAACGGGGGCATGGGCTCACCGGCACAGAGCCTGCCGCTCATTTTCACCGAGGAGCAGCGCGAAGCGGCCCGTCAGCACAACATCGAACTGCGACTGCAGATCTTCAGGGATATACGCCGACCCGGCCGAGACTACAGCCAGCTGCTGGAGCACCTGAATCTGGTCAAGGGCGACCAGGATATGCAGTCGGATTTCGTGGACATGTGCATCGTGGAATCGATGCGCTTCCGCCGCCATCGCATGGCGTCCAGCATACAGGAGTGGTGGGATCGCAAGCAGCAGTTAACTGCCCTGGGAACCACTGAAGCGACCGCCGGCGCGGAGCAGGCCGTCGCCAAGAGTTAA